In Pseudofrankia saprophytica, one genomic interval encodes:
- a CDS encoding polysaccharide deacetylase family protein, producing MLVKGGTEPVRGELARRTRGAAGAAVLGVAVVGYGCPAVTSWPALRARLTPRLAGLGRRDHVALTFDDGPDPASTPQFLEVLAAAGARATFFLLGSMLARSPSLGRELTAAGHEVAVHGWLHRYTLLRTPSALYDDLARTRDLIENVTERQPVFFRPPYGVLSTGALAAARRLGLRPVLWTAWGRDWSPGATPESVLATIRGGLAGGGTVLLHDSDCTSAPQAWRSALGALPGLLGECAGRGLLVGPLNEHFGPGPTPAEPRTLAAA from the coding sequence GTGCTCGTGAAAGGCGGTACGGAACCGGTCCGCGGCGAGCTGGCGCGGCGGACGCGCGGCGCCGCCGGGGCGGCGGTGCTGGGCGTCGCCGTGGTGGGTTACGGGTGTCCCGCGGTCACGTCCTGGCCGGCCCTGCGGGCGCGGCTGACGCCCAGGCTCGCCGGTCTCGGCCGCCGGGACCATGTGGCCCTGACGTTCGACGACGGGCCGGACCCCGCCTCGACGCCGCAGTTCCTGGAGGTCCTGGCCGCGGCGGGTGCCCGGGCGACGTTCTTCCTGCTCGGCTCGATGCTCGCCCGCTCGCCGTCGCTGGGCCGGGAGCTGACCGCCGCCGGTCACGAGGTGGCCGTGCACGGCTGGCTGCACCGCTACACCCTGCTGCGCACCCCGTCGGCGCTCTACGACGACCTCGCCCGGACCAGGGATCTCATCGAGAACGTCACCGAGCGCCAGCCGGTCTTCTTCCGGCCGCCGTACGGGGTGCTCAGCACGGGCGCGCTCGCCGCGGCACGACGGCTGGGGCTGCGGCCCGTGCTGTGGACCGCGTGGGGCCGGGACTGGAGCCCCGGGGCGACCCCGGAGTCGGTGCTGGCCACCATCCGCGGGGGCCTGGCGGGCGGCGGCACCGTGCTGCTGCACGACTCCGACTGCACGTCCGCCCCCCAGGCCTGGCGCTCGGCGCTGGGGGCACTGCCCGGCCTGCTCGGCGAGTGCGCCGGGCGCGGACTGCTCGTCGGACCGCTCAACGAGCACTTCGGGCCCGGGCCGACACCCGCCGAGCCGAGGACGCTGGCCGCGGCCTGA
- a CDS encoding alkyl/aryl-sulfatase: MMVGVDERPRVSAPTRAANEATARALPFGDEADFADARRGLIEEVPDLVIRDPSGFTSWDSRPYGFLRDGAATPETVNPSLWRYARLMATTGLFEVTKGIYQVRGMDISIITFIEGGTGVIVVDPLVTVGAARAALALYRRHRGDRPVVAVIHSHSHADHYGGVVGVVDPADVAAGRVAIIAPEGFLEHAVTENVFAGTAMSRRAINMYGALLPKGPAGQVSAGQGLTNSLGPPTLIPPTRTIRATGERAELDGVRLVFQLVPDTEAPAEMNMYLPDRRALFVAETANATMHQLYTLRGAQVRDARAWARYLRETATMFAADSDVLFSTHSWPRWGTDALTEYLTDQADVYQYLHDQTLRLANAGYTMLECAEMIELPPRLAAKWYNRGYYGSVSHNVKAVWQRYLGWFDGNPANLHPLPPEPAGRHYTEMMGGPDAVVAKAQQYFDRGDYRWVLQVLNHVVFGHPGHHPARELAARACDQLAYQTENAPWRNFYLAGATELRGGIPPGLPATSTASADTARAMPVDTLLDYAGTRLDGPRASEEDPFTVDLEVDGVAAGRRRLEVRNGVLRHRALGDQEPAGGSVLRLARPDLATLLSGEAALADLCGDGRAVVQGDSGPPERLFGLLVGSSFWWAIATP, from the coding sequence ATGATGGTCGGAGTCGACGAACGGCCGAGAGTGTCCGCACCGACCCGGGCGGCGAACGAGGCGACGGCCCGGGCGCTGCCCTTCGGCGACGAGGCCGACTTCGCCGACGCCCGGCGCGGGCTGATCGAGGAGGTCCCCGACCTGGTCATCAGGGACCCGTCGGGCTTCACCTCCTGGGACTCCCGGCCGTACGGGTTCCTCCGCGACGGCGCCGCCACCCCGGAGACCGTCAACCCGAGCCTGTGGCGCTACGCCCGCCTGATGGCCACCACGGGGCTGTTCGAGGTGACCAAGGGGATCTACCAGGTCCGCGGGATGGACATCTCGATCATCACGTTCATCGAGGGCGGCACCGGCGTGATCGTCGTCGACCCGCTGGTGACCGTCGGCGCGGCCCGCGCCGCCCTGGCGCTCTACCGTCGCCACCGCGGCGACCGGCCGGTCGTCGCCGTCATCCACAGCCACAGCCACGCGGACCACTACGGCGGCGTCGTGGGTGTCGTCGACCCGGCCGACGTGGCGGCGGGCCGGGTGGCGATCATCGCCCCGGAGGGGTTCCTGGAGCACGCCGTCACCGAGAACGTGTTCGCCGGGACGGCGATGAGCCGCCGCGCGATCAACATGTACGGCGCGCTGCTGCCCAAGGGGCCGGCGGGCCAGGTCTCCGCGGGGCAGGGGCTGACGAACTCCCTCGGCCCGCCGACCCTGATCCCGCCGACCCGCACCATCCGGGCGACCGGCGAGCGGGCCGAGCTCGACGGCGTGCGGCTGGTGTTCCAGCTGGTGCCGGACACCGAGGCTCCGGCCGAGATGAACATGTACCTGCCGGACCGCCGGGCGCTGTTCGTCGCCGAGACGGCGAACGCGACCATGCACCAGCTCTACACGCTGCGGGGCGCCCAGGTGCGCGACGCCCGGGCCTGGGCGCGCTACCTGCGCGAGACCGCAACGATGTTCGCCGCCGACTCGGACGTCCTGTTCTCGACGCACTCCTGGCCGCGCTGGGGCACCGACGCCCTCACCGAATACCTGACCGACCAGGCGGACGTCTACCAGTACCTGCACGACCAGACGCTGCGGCTGGCGAACGCCGGCTACACGATGCTCGAGTGCGCGGAGATGATCGAGCTGCCGCCGCGGCTCGCCGCCAAGTGGTACAACCGCGGCTACTACGGCTCGGTCAGCCACAACGTGAAGGCCGTCTGGCAGCGCTATCTCGGCTGGTTCGACGGCAACCCGGCGAACCTGCACCCGCTGCCCCCTGAGCCTGCGGGGCGGCACTACACCGAGATGATGGGCGGGCCGGACGCCGTCGTCGCGAAGGCACAGCAGTACTTCGACCGCGGCGACTACCGGTGGGTGCTCCAGGTACTCAACCACGTCGTGTTCGGCCATCCCGGCCACCACCCGGCCCGCGAGCTCGCCGCCCGGGCCTGCGACCAGCTCGCGTACCAGACCGAGAACGCGCCGTGGCGGAACTTCTACCTCGCCGGGGCCACCGAGCTGCGCGGCGGCATTCCCCCCGGCCTGCCCGCCACCAGCACGGCGAGCGCCGACACGGCGCGGGCCATGCCGGTCGACACGCTGCTCGACTACGCCGGTACCCGTCTGGACGGCCCACGCGCCTCCGAGGAGGACCCGTTCACCGTCGACCTCGAGGTGGACGGCGTGGCGGCCGGCCGCCGGCGCCTCGAGGTGCGCAACGGCGTGCTGCGCCACCGCGCGCTCGGCGACCAGGAGCCGGCCGGCGGGAGCGTGCTGCGGCTCGCCCGGCCGGACCTCGCCACGCTGCTGTCCGGCGAGGCCGCGCTCGCCGACCTGTGCGGCGACGGGCGGGCCGTCGTCCAGGGCGATTCCGGGCCGCCGGAACGGCTGTTCGGACTTCTGGTCGGCAGCTCGTTCTGGTGGGCGATAGCCACGCCCTGA
- the mbhE gene encoding hydrogen gas-evolving membrane-bound hydrogenase subunit E, producing MGDSHALTHQPARPSWPALASPDGAAVPSQPAGDASLSGRRETPDAGHYPSVVAPGREDDHLTARAGPRNAGTGGRMAGGDGRGGRCRRAASPPPYAGGPPPMPVAVAAHLGVAALLPFLARRLGARIYLLAAVVPAAVFCWLLIARLGDVTSGGRPATVLRWAPGLRLEMAFRLDPLALLMALLVTGVGALVLCYARWYHAHDAAGFGRSASALLAFAGSMLGLVIADDLLTLYVFWELTTVFSFVLIGGDGVAPAARRAAVQALLVTTLGGLAMLFGFVLLGEAAGTYRISGILADAPPAGGLAAAAAPLILLGAATKSAQAPFHPWLPAAMVAPTPVSAYLHAAAMVKAGVFLVATLTPAFAAAGGYTRVWTVPAAALGAVTMLIGGLRALAATDLKRLLAFGTVSQLGMLTTLVGLGGRTVALAGATLILAHALFKAALFMVVGVVDHRAGGRDLRTLSGVGRQAPVLLTAAVLAGASMAALPPTVGFLGKEAALEGLWHGRGAGQAVLLAVMVVGASLTMGYTIRFLWGAFATKRDVAPSGWRPASPAFTGPVVVLAAAGLGLGLAAPAVDAFVAGYADTVAPDDGTAAYHLALWHGVGAALLLTALAVAAGVAIVIAEARLAAARTRSVAPEHQHPAEAGGSASPATAPWKQARRAKGLFDAQRGYEWTVTAVGRLALAVTARTQVGSLPMYLATVLMVALLVPGAALVRGLVWPTGLPRWDYPIQPALAVVVLASAATVVRARRRLTTAVLLGGVGYGCGALFLVEGAPDLALAQFLVESLSLIAFVFVLRRMPDRFATMARTGVPRWPRLLIAVAVGLFVGAFAITVADVHPQWGLASQEYVARSPSQTGATNVVNAIIVDFRALDTLGESTVLAVAALGVAGLLLARAPGVRSPRGGVREPAGPAGGGLEAAGPGTSGPADDGPDERWLDGAGELGWVYQPGGGRTSTRSVLMEVTARAVFPVVLVFSVYLLFAGHSRTGGGFAGGLVAGLAFVLRYVAGSRDRVGAAVPVQPSLVIGAGLAVATCVALAPVPFGGAVLRSYVAEAHLPVLGHVELATSLFFDVGVYLVVVGVVLELLRTLGIGIEKESGSAPGPAAGDLSVGSDPARRPRPGRSPGAPPDAAPGPGEAR from the coding sequence GTGGGCGATAGCCACGCCCTGACGCACCAGCCGGCGCGGCCGTCGTGGCCGGCGCTGGCGAGCCCGGACGGCGCCGCGGTCCCGAGCCAGCCGGCAGGTGACGCGTCGCTGTCCGGCCGCCGCGAAACGCCCGACGCGGGCCATTACCCGAGCGTGGTCGCGCCGGGGCGTGAGGATGACCACCTGACGGCGCGGGCGGGACCGCGGAACGCAGGGACGGGTGGGCGGATGGCGGGCGGCGACGGGCGCGGCGGGCGTTGCCGCCGCGCCGCGAGCCCGCCGCCGTACGCCGGCGGGCCGCCGCCGATGCCCGTCGCCGTCGCCGCGCACCTGGGGGTCGCGGCGCTGCTGCCGTTCCTCGCCCGCCGGCTGGGTGCCCGGATATACCTGCTCGCCGCCGTCGTGCCGGCCGCCGTCTTCTGCTGGCTGCTGATCGCGCGGCTCGGCGACGTGACGTCCGGCGGGCGGCCGGCGACGGTCCTGCGCTGGGCGCCGGGGCTGCGCCTGGAGATGGCGTTCCGGCTGGACCCGCTCGCGCTGCTGATGGCGCTGCTCGTGACCGGCGTCGGCGCGCTCGTCCTGTGCTACGCCCGCTGGTACCACGCGCACGACGCCGCCGGGTTCGGCCGGTCGGCGAGCGCGCTGCTCGCCTTCGCCGGCTCGATGCTCGGCCTGGTGATCGCCGACGACCTGCTCACGCTGTACGTCTTCTGGGAGCTGACGACCGTCTTCTCGTTCGTCCTGATCGGCGGGGACGGGGTGGCGCCGGCGGCGCGGCGCGCGGCGGTGCAGGCGCTGCTGGTCACGACCCTCGGCGGGCTGGCGATGCTGTTCGGCTTCGTCCTGCTCGGCGAGGCGGCGGGGACGTACCGGATCTCGGGCATCCTCGCCGATGCGCCGCCGGCCGGCGGGCTCGCGGCCGCGGCGGCGCCGCTGATCCTGCTCGGGGCGGCGACGAAGTCGGCGCAGGCGCCGTTCCACCCGTGGCTGCCAGCCGCGATGGTCGCGCCGACGCCGGTGAGCGCCTACCTGCACGCGGCCGCGATGGTGAAGGCCGGCGTGTTCCTCGTCGCGACCCTCACGCCCGCCTTCGCCGCCGCCGGCGGGTACACGCGGGTCTGGACGGTTCCGGCGGCGGCGCTCGGCGCCGTGACCATGCTGATCGGCGGGCTGCGGGCGCTGGCGGCGACCGACCTCAAACGGCTGCTCGCGTTCGGGACCGTCAGCCAGCTCGGGATGCTCACCACGCTCGTCGGCCTCGGCGGGCGGACCGTGGCGCTCGCCGGCGCGACGCTGATCCTCGCGCACGCGCTGTTCAAGGCGGCGCTGTTCATGGTCGTCGGCGTCGTCGACCACCGGGCCGGCGGGCGTGACCTGCGGACGCTGTCCGGCGTCGGCAGGCAGGCGCCGGTGCTGCTGACGGCGGCGGTGCTGGCCGGGGCGTCGATGGCGGCGCTCCCGCCGACGGTGGGTTTCCTCGGCAAGGAGGCGGCGCTCGAGGGGCTCTGGCACGGCCGGGGCGCCGGCCAGGCGGTGCTGCTCGCGGTCATGGTCGTCGGCGCCTCGCTCACGATGGGCTACACGATCCGCTTCCTGTGGGGGGCGTTCGCGACCAAGCGGGACGTGGCACCGAGCGGTTGGCGACCGGCGAGCCCGGCGTTCACCGGCCCCGTCGTCGTGCTCGCCGCCGCCGGGCTCGGCCTCGGCCTCGCGGCGCCCGCCGTGGACGCGTTCGTCGCCGGCTACGCGGACACCGTGGCACCGGACGACGGGACCGCTGCCTATCACCTGGCGCTGTGGCATGGAGTGGGCGCGGCCCTGCTGCTGACCGCGCTCGCCGTCGCGGCCGGTGTAGCCATCGTCATCGCCGAGGCACGGCTGGCGGCGGCCAGGACCAGATCGGTGGCGCCCGAGCACCAGCATCCGGCGGAGGCGGGGGGGTCGGCGTCGCCGGCCACGGCCCCCTGGAAGCAGGCAAGGCGAGCGAAGGGCCTGTTCGACGCGCAGCGGGGCTACGAATGGACGGTCACGGCCGTCGGGCGACTCGCGCTCGCGGTCACGGCGCGCACGCAGGTCGGGTCGCTGCCGATGTACCTGGCCACGGTCCTGATGGTGGCGCTGCTCGTGCCGGGGGCGGCGCTGGTGCGCGGTCTCGTGTGGCCGACGGGCCTGCCGCGCTGGGACTATCCCATCCAGCCGGCGCTGGCCGTCGTCGTGCTCGCCTCGGCCGCGACCGTGGTGCGCGCCCGGCGGCGGCTGACGACGGCGGTGCTCCTCGGTGGCGTCGGGTACGGGTGCGGCGCGCTGTTCCTCGTCGAGGGCGCGCCCGACCTGGCGCTCGCCCAGTTCCTCGTCGAGTCGCTGTCGCTGATCGCGTTCGTCTTCGTGCTGCGCCGCATGCCGGACCGGTTCGCCACCATGGCCAGGACGGGGGTGCCGCGCTGGCCACGGCTCCTGATCGCGGTGGCGGTCGGCCTGTTCGTCGGCGCCTTCGCGATCACTGTCGCCGACGTGCACCCCCAGTGGGGCCTCGCGAGCCAGGAGTACGTCGCCCGGTCGCCGTCGCAGACCGGGGCGACGAACGTCGTCAACGCGATCATCGTCGACTTCCGCGCGCTCGACACGCTGGGCGAGAGCACGGTGCTGGCGGTCGCCGCGCTCGGCGTCGCCGGTCTGCTGCTGGCCCGCGCCCCCGGCGTCCGCTCCCCGCGTGGGGGCGTCCGAGAACCGGCTGGCCCGGCCGGGGGCGGGTTGGAGGCCGCCGGCCCAGGCACGAGTGGACCGGCCGACGACGGACCCGACGAACGGTGGCTGGACGGCGCGGGCGAGCTCGGCTGGGTCTACCAGCCGGGCGGCGGCCGCACGTCGACCCGGTCGGTCCTCATGGAGGTGACGGCCAGGGCGGTGTTCCCCGTCGTGCTGGTCTTCTCGGTCTACCTGCTGTTCGCCGGGCACTCCAGGACCGGCGGCGGTTTCGCCGGCGGCCTGGTCGCAGGCCTCGCCTTCGTGCTGCGCTACGTCGCCGGCAGCCGCGACCGGGTCGGCGCGGCGGTGCCGGTCCAGCCCTCCCTGGTGATCGGCGCGGGCCTCGCCGTCGCCACCTGCGTGGCGCTCGCGCCGGTGCCGTTCGGCGGTGCCGTGCTGCGAAGCTACGTCGCCGAGGCGCACCTGCCGGTCCTCGGGCACGTGGAGCTGGCGACGAGCCTGTTCTTCGATGTCGGCGTCTACCTGGTCGTCGTGGGCGTGGTGCTCGAGCTGCTGCGCACGCTGGGCATCGGGATCGAGAAGGAGAGCGGGTCCGCTCCCGGCCCGGCCGCCGGGGACCTGAGCGTCGGGTCCGACCCCGCCCGCCGCCCGCGGCCGGGCCGCTCGCCGGGAGCTCCACCCGACGCCGCGCCGGGCCCGGGCGAGGCACGGTGA
- a CDS encoding WD40 repeat domain-containing protein: MRCDTTRVYAVAFFPDGKTLATGGGDATVRLWAMP; this comes from the coding sequence CTGCGATGCGACACCACGAGGGTGTACGCGGTGGCGTTCTTCCCGGACGGGAAGACCCTGGCCACCGGCGGCGGCGACGCGACGGTCCGGCTGTGGGCGATGCCCTGA
- a CDS encoding thiolase family protein codes for MASDDVWILGITMTKFGKHPTKDVIDLAAEATMGALADAGVTMREMGLLAFGSLMGRASGQMLQKQVGQTGIPVYNVSNACATGATALRVCHMAIRAGDADFGLAVGVEKLAGAGLLAGGSRGGDAKDWTPSGRFGAVGPIDGRIGTETMPGVFAQIGLEYGHKYGGTSFELFAKISEKNHAHSTLNPLAAYSKRFTLDQIMNDVMIAYPNTRPMCSANCDGAAAAVLVSDAKLKTLSLEQQRRAVKVSASVLTTDPWEEACQVLPNVNTLTRQAATQAYEKAGIGPEDLDLVELHDCFATAELVHYDNLMLCPEGGAVDFFNSGATWRDGKTPVNVSGGLESKGHPIAATGIANVWEVATHLRGEAGDRQLPNAKVGLAHVIGLGNACGVHILERAAA; via the coding sequence ATGGCCAGCGACGACGTCTGGATCCTCGGCATCACCATGACCAAGTTCGGCAAGCACCCCACCAAGGACGTCATCGACCTCGCGGCCGAGGCGACCATGGGCGCGCTCGCCGACGCTGGCGTCACCATGCGCGAGATGGGCCTGCTGGCCTTCGGCAGCCTCATGGGCCGGGCCTCCGGGCAGATGCTGCAGAAGCAGGTCGGCCAGACCGGCATCCCGGTCTACAACGTGTCGAACGCCTGCGCGACCGGCGCCACCGCGCTGCGCGTCTGCCACATGGCGATCCGCGCCGGCGACGCCGACTTCGGCCTGGCCGTCGGCGTGGAGAAGCTCGCGGGCGCGGGCCTGCTCGCCGGCGGCAGCCGCGGCGGCGACGCGAAGGACTGGACGCCCAGCGGCCGGTTCGGCGCCGTCGGCCCGATCGACGGCCGGATCGGCACCGAGACGATGCCCGGGGTGTTCGCCCAGATCGGGCTCGAGTACGGGCACAAGTACGGCGGCACCAGCTTCGAGCTGTTCGCCAAGATCTCCGAGAAGAACCACGCCCACTCGACGCTGAACCCGCTGGCCGCCTACTCGAAGCGGTTCACCCTCGACCAGATCATGAATGACGTCATGATCGCCTACCCGAACACCCGGCCGATGTGCTCCGCGAACTGCGACGGCGCGGCGGCCGCCGTCCTGGTGTCCGACGCCAAGCTGAAGACGCTCTCCCTGGAGCAGCAGCGCCGCGCCGTGAAGGTCTCCGCCTCCGTCCTCACCACCGACCCGTGGGAGGAGGCCTGCCAGGTGCTGCCGAACGTGAACACGCTGACCCGGCAGGCCGCGACGCAGGCCTACGAGAAGGCCGGCATCGGCCCCGAGGACCTCGACCTGGTGGAGCTGCACGACTGCTTCGCCACCGCCGAGCTGGTGCACTACGACAATCTGATGTTGTGCCCGGAGGGCGGCGCGGTCGACTTCTTCAACTCCGGCGCCACCTGGCGTGACGGCAAGACCCCGGTCAACGTCTCCGGCGGCCTGGAGTCGAAGGGCCACCCGATCGCGGCGACCGGCATCGCCAACGTCTGGGAGGTCGCCACCCACCTGCGCGGCGAGGCCGGCGACCGCCAGCTCCCGAACGCGAAGGTCGGGCTCGCGCACGTCATCGGCCTCGGCAACGCCTGCGGCGTCCACATCCTGGAGCGCGCCGCCGCCTGA
- a CDS encoding Zn-ribbon domain-containing OB-fold protein, which yields MPQSIPFVDYLVLGDNPHLVANECVACGARFFDRRNACASCFATEFRKADVATEGEVRAFTIVSLAAPGIPVPFVSATVDCAGTSVRANLINVAPTPEAVHVGMKVRLALQPVGADESGTEAVNFGFEPQR from the coding sequence GTGCCGCAGTCGATCCCCTTCGTCGATTACCTGGTTCTCGGCGACAACCCGCACCTGGTCGCGAACGAGTGCGTCGCCTGCGGGGCGCGGTTCTTCGACCGGCGCAACGCCTGCGCGAGCTGCTTCGCCACCGAGTTCCGCAAGGCCGACGTCGCCACCGAGGGCGAGGTGCGGGCGTTCACGATCGTCTCGCTGGCCGCGCCCGGCATCCCGGTGCCGTTCGTCTCCGCGACGGTCGACTGCGCCGGGACCAGCGTCCGCGCCAACCTGATCAACGTCGCCCCGACCCCCGAGGCCGTGCACGTCGGCATGAAGGTGCGCCTCGCGCTGCAGCCGGTCGGCGCCGACGAGTCCGGCACCGAGGCCGTCAACTTCGGCTTCGAGCCCCAGCGCTGA
- a CDS encoding LuxR C-terminal-related transcriptional regulator — translation MRVVIAEDQVLLREGLGRLFEDAEHEIVASVGDADRLLAAVDQHRPDLAVVDVRMPPTFTDEGTVAAGEIKRRHPAVGVLVLSQHVETTHAVQLVPLGGFGYLLKDRVLDVSEFLAAAERVARGGSALDPKVVASLLASQRTDDPLAGLTEREREVLRLMAEGMTNVGIARRLVLSERTVEAHVRHVLIKLDVPDHADAHRRVLAVLTHLSLSA, via the coding sequence ATGCGGGTGGTGATCGCCGAGGACCAGGTGCTGCTGCGCGAAGGGCTCGGCCGACTGTTCGAGGACGCCGAGCACGAGATCGTCGCCTCCGTCGGCGACGCGGATCGGCTGCTCGCCGCCGTCGACCAGCACCGTCCCGACCTCGCCGTCGTCGACGTCCGCATGCCGCCGACGTTCACCGACGAGGGCACGGTCGCGGCCGGCGAGATCAAGCGACGCCACCCCGCGGTCGGGGTGCTCGTGCTCTCACAGCACGTCGAGACCACGCACGCCGTCCAGCTCGTCCCCCTCGGCGGGTTCGGCTACCTGCTCAAGGACCGGGTCCTGGACGTGAGCGAGTTCCTCGCCGCGGCCGAACGGGTCGCCCGCGGCGGCTCGGCGCTGGACCCGAAGGTGGTCGCAAGCCTGCTCGCCTCCCAGCGGACCGACGACCCGCTCGCCGGGCTCACCGAGCGGGAACGTGAGGTCCTGCGGCTGATGGCCGAGGGAATGACGAACGTCGGCATCGCGCGCCGGCTCGTGCTGTCCGAGCGAACCGTCGAGGCGCACGTCCGCCACGTCCTGATCAAGCTCGACGTCCCCGATCACGCTGACGCCCACCGCCGGGTCCTGGCCGTCCTCACCCACCTCTCCCTGTCCGCGTGA
- a CDS encoding CehA/McbA family metallohydrolase: protein MCGHHGIDSPCQDLAPEAVKADERRYVAERYPDADRPDADRPHTGGPLAARPVAPAGPSRRRVLTVAGLGGGALLAGGASAFGLAACSDDAGAGGPTPRATVTSFPPTRTVVLTGTVASRGEYVYLPFDVGPGVNRVQVSMAKADPTAKLGIGLFDHRGPAYGSPGFRGIYGEERSSFFVAADSASQSFLPGPVEPGRWTVIVPVFAVQAPSQVTVTVTLSGGPAPAKPFTPGATVGTVLARPGWYRGDLHCHTPESSDAWNQKTALTPAAWANTCRQLGLDFVAMTDHNVVSQNLFLARDAGSDVLLMPGEEMTNWSFGHATVSGIDVGDWLDFRQTPEGTPLPENGARIDKFLATARDLGAYVAAAHPSFPGLKWQFGAEMERPAGRPVGYELWTGSYGPDDEQSVQAWDGMLRKGWRVCANGGSDLHGVESGAKQGFRAGTPTTVVYADALETKAVIAALRAGRSFVTRRPDGVECYLTASRERQRAIVGGEVFGASGDPVGVQVRVRRAGGMRATVITQAGTLSTTAVTSDDQTIEATIPIPPGGGYVRVEVRGGGHTHEGLPLATEGDMECLTNPIWLTVGDPPASLRPMTAPPPARPGPRRVTAG, encoded by the coding sequence ATGTGCGGGCATCACGGCATCGACTCGCCCTGCCAGGACCTGGCCCCGGAAGCGGTCAAGGCCGACGAGCGTAGGTACGTCGCCGAGCGGTACCCCGACGCCGACCGCCCGGACGCCGACCGCCCGCATACCGGCGGTCCGCTCGCGGCGCGCCCGGTGGCGCCGGCCGGGCCGAGCCGGCGGCGGGTGCTGACGGTCGCCGGGCTCGGCGGTGGGGCGCTGCTCGCCGGTGGTGCGTCGGCGTTCGGGCTCGCGGCCTGCTCGGACGACGCAGGCGCCGGCGGTCCCACGCCGCGGGCGACCGTCACCAGCTTCCCGCCGACCAGGACGGTCGTCCTCACGGGCACGGTCGCCAGCCGGGGGGAGTACGTCTACCTTCCGTTCGACGTCGGCCCCGGGGTCAACCGCGTCCAGGTGTCCATGGCCAAGGCCGACCCCACGGCGAAGCTCGGCATCGGCCTGTTCGACCACCGCGGCCCGGCCTACGGCTCGCCCGGGTTCCGCGGCATCTACGGCGAGGAGCGGTCGTCGTTCTTCGTCGCCGCCGACAGCGCCTCGCAGAGCTTCCTGCCCGGGCCGGTCGAGCCGGGCCGCTGGACCGTGATCGTCCCGGTCTTCGCCGTCCAGGCGCCGTCGCAGGTCACCGTGACGGTCACCCTCTCCGGCGGCCCGGCCCCGGCGAAGCCGTTCACTCCAGGCGCGACGGTCGGTACCGTGCTGGCCCGGCCCGGCTGGTACCGCGGCGACCTGCACTGCCACACCCCCGAGTCGTCGGACGCCTGGAACCAGAAGACGGCGCTCACCCCGGCCGCGTGGGCGAACACCTGTCGCCAGCTCGGCCTCGACTTCGTCGCGATGACCGACCACAACGTCGTCTCCCAGAACCTCTTCCTCGCCCGCGACGCCGGCTCCGACGTCCTGCTGATGCCCGGAGAGGAGATGACGAACTGGAGCTTCGGCCACGCGACCGTGTCGGGGATCGACGTCGGTGACTGGCTGGACTTCCGCCAGACGCCGGAAGGCACGCCTCTGCCGGAGAACGGCGCTCGTATCGACAAGTTCCTGGCGACGGCCCGTGACCTGGGTGCCTACGTCGCGGCGGCGCACCCGTCGTTCCCGGGGCTGAAGTGGCAGTTCGGTGCCGAGATGGAACGCCCGGCCGGGCGACCGGTCGGGTACGAGCTGTGGACCGGGTCGTACGGACCGGACGACGAGCAGTCCGTGCAGGCCTGGGACGGGATGCTGCGCAAGGGCTGGCGGGTCTGCGCGAACGGCGGCAGCGACCTGCACGGCGTCGAGAGCGGCGCCAAGCAGGGCTTCAGGGCCGGCACCCCGACGACCGTCGTCTACGCCGACGCGCTGGAGACGAAGGCGGTCATCGCCGCGCTGCGCGCCGGGCGCAGCTTCGTCACCCGCCGCCCCGACGGCGTCGAGTGCTACCTGACGGCGAGCCGCGAGCGCCAGCGGGCGATCGTCGGCGGCGAGGTCTTCGGCGCCAGCGGTGACCCCGTCGGCGTACAGGTCCGCGTCCGCCGCGCCGGCGGCATGCGCGCGACGGTCATCACCCAGGCCGGGACGCTGTCCACCACGGCGGTCACGTCCGACGACCAGACCATCGAGGCGACGATCCCGATCCCGCCGGGCGGTGGCTACGTCCGCGTCGAGGTCCGGGGCGGCGGCCACACCCATGAGGGCCTGCCGCTCGCCACCGAGGGCGACATGGAATGCCTGACGAACCCGATCTGGCTCACCGTAGGCGACCCACCCGCGAGCCTGCGCCCGATGACCGCGCCCCCGCCGGCCCGCCCCGGCCCGCGCCGCGTCACCGCCGGCTGA